Below is a window of Hydrogenovibrio crunogenus DNA.
TCCTAATCGCAGGCTGGTGAAACTGACCGGATCGATCCAACCGCCATCCAATGCCCAGCGACAAATGACGGCGTTGGCAGCGAATGCAATCATCGCAAAGAGGGTCAATAAAGCCGTTTGTATCAATAAAGCAGGTGTCATAGGATTCCTAGCGTTGCGGGGTCTGAAGAATCAGCATATTCTAATGAATGCCGGCGAGGAAGCAAAACTTTTATGTTTTTGTCTTGAGAATTTCATTACCTAAGAGTATCTTTTTAACATAACCGTAAGTGTTTGATTCTATAAATGCATTAAGACCTGTTCAATTTGTGGGGGTGGGGATGATTGATTTTGAAAGAACACGTGACCTGATGGTTAACGACCAAATTGAAGCGCGAGGTGTTCGCGACTCTAAGGTGTTGCAAGCAATGCGAACCGTTCATCGAGAAGCTTTTGTACCAGAAGATATGCAAGACTTGAGTTATCGAGATTCGCCTTTACCGATAGGCGCAGGTCAAACCATTTCTCAACCCTACATCGTGGGTTATATGATTGAAGCGTTAGGATTGAAAGGAGGAGAAAAAGTTCTCGAAATAGGAGGCGGTTCAGGTTACGCCGCTGCCGTGCTGGCCGAAATTGCCAGTCAAGTTTATACGGTGGAACGTATTGATGAATTGGCCGAAAACGCAGCTAAAAGTCTCTCTCAGGAGGGTTATGACAATGTAACAGTCATTAGTGGGGATGGCACCACAGGCTGGAAAGAAGTCGCACCGTTTGATGCCATATTGGTGTCGGCGGGTGCCCCGAGTATTCCTGAAAGCCTTAAGCATCAACTTGCCATTGGGGGTTGTATGGTGGTTCCCGTCGGAGCGCATAAAAATGTACAAGAGTTGGTTCGAATAACACGTCGAGGTCAAGCGCAGTTCGATCTGGAAAAATTGGCGGATGTTCGCTTTGTTCCTTTAATTGGAGAACAAGGATGGGAATTGGAAGCTGGTCTGTCTCAAGAAACCAGCCCTCGTGTCATTCAGACCAGGCCAATTGTTAACCAATCTTTGCCCGACCAGATTCTACAAAACAGTGAGACGTTTGAATCAGTAGAGAATGCCGACTTAGATGGCTTAATAGAACGTATAGGCAATGCTAAAGTGGTTCTGATAGGCGAAGCCAGTCATGGTACGTCAGAGTTCTATGCCATGCGTGCGCGCATTACCCAGCGTTTAATCGAAGAAAAAGGGTTTACAATCGTGGCCGCTGAAGCTGATTGGCCAGATGCAGCCCAAATTGATCATTATGTAAGGCATCGAGACACATCACCTTCCGAATGGACTGCATTTTCACGTTTTCCGACTTGGATGTGGCGTAATACGGAAACGCGTGATTTTATCGACTGGTTGCATGAATACAATAAAACATTGGATATGGAGCAACGCACCGGGTTTTATGGACTGGATATGTACAGTCTATTCACGTCCATTAATGCAGTGGTGGAGTATTTAGAAGAACTTGATCCAGACTTGGCAGAAGTGGCGCGTTGGCGATACGGTTGTTTGAGCCCGTGGGAAGCTAACCCTGCAGCCTACGGCAGGGCGGCATTAAGTGATCAATATCAAGATTGTGAAAATGATGTGGCGCAGATGTTGACGGAGTTATACAAAAAGCGTCAATCTTATGTACTTAATGACGGAGAGCGATTTTTAGACGCCAGTCAAAATGCCGAATTGATTGCCAATGCGGAACGTTATTATCGTGTTATGTATTATGGTTCTCATGCCTCATGGAACTTACGAGATCAACATATGTTCGATACTTTGAACCGTGTTATGCAGTCGCGTGGTGAAGAAGAAAAAGCGATTGTTTGGGCGCATAATTCTCATATTGGAGATGCTTCTGCCACGGAAATGTCCAAACGGGGCGAGCATAATATTGGTCAATTGTGTCGCCAAGCATTTGGTGAGGATGCTTACCGAATCGGATTTGGCACCGATCATGGCACTGTCGCAGCCGCTTCCAACTGGGATCAACCTATGGAGGTTAAACAAGTCCAACCCTCTCATTCGCAAAGTTATGAAAACCTTTTTCATCAAACTCAACAGGCTGGATTGATTCTGCCTTTACGTCACAATT
It encodes the following:
- a CDS encoding protein-L-isoaspartate(D-aspartate) O-methyltransferase is translated as MFDSINALRPVQFVGVGMIDFERTRDLMVNDQIEARGVRDSKVLQAMRTVHREAFVPEDMQDLSYRDSPLPIGAGQTISQPYIVGYMIEALGLKGGEKVLEIGGGSGYAAAVLAEIASQVYTVERIDELAENAAKSLSQEGYDNVTVISGDGTTGWKEVAPFDAILVSAGAPSIPESLKHQLAIGGCMVVPVGAHKNVQELVRITRRGQAQFDLEKLADVRFVPLIGEQGWELEAGLSQETSPRVIQTRPIVNQSLPDQILQNSETFESVENADLDGLIERIGNAKVVLIGEASHGTSEFYAMRARITQRLIEEKGFTIVAAEADWPDAAQIDHYVRHRDTSPSEWTAFSRFPTWMWRNTETRDFIDWLHEYNKTLDMEQRTGFYGLDMYSLFTSINAVVEYLEELDPDLAEVARWRYGCLSPWEANPAAYGRAALSDQYQDCENDVAQMLTELYKKRQSYVLNDGERFLDASQNAELIANAERYYRVMYYGSHASWNLRDQHMFDTLNRVMQSRGEEEKAIVWAHNSHIGDASATEMSKRGEHNIGQLCRQAFGEDAYRIGFGTDHGTVAAASNWDQPMEVKQVQPSHSQSYENLFHQTQQAGLILPLRHNSDPQLIQELNKPRLERAIGVIYRPETELASHYFEAVLPLQFDEYIWIDETQAVTPLTTEEISGVPDTYPFGV